The genomic window TCTTTTGTCCGGTTTCTTCCAATTTTGACGGTGGGGCAAACTTccggtttagggtttatccGGCTGAGTCAGCAAGTGGATAGGTACTTATCTGACGGTGTAAAAACTGTCCAATGATTGTTCTGATTGCTTTAGAGCCGTACACGTGTTATCACGACAATGGTGTATTTGATTGTAGGATTAGCATTTTATCAGAAAGTGAACAcatttcaaatgaaaatgataagTAAACTGTGTTAGGAAAAATTGATTggtatttttttccttttgattaaaaatgaGAAGTAAAGTTAAgacttaaatttaaaaaaaaaaaaacgttaaaaacacatatagaagaaatatatCGTACTATAGTTagtaaataattttctctTCCTATAATTAGTAAATATTCAATATCGTCAAcgaattattatttgtatagtCTAATAGTACACACATATTCTCAACCTTGGAATCGAATTATAACAATACAAActgtaaaattaaaacacGACCCTATATGGCTATTGCAAATGGTGATTTCACAAACTTTatcataatattaaaaaatacatttacttCTTACTAATATACAGTAAACAAAAGTCTTTGTGTTATAGTTAAGCCTATTTTGGATATATGtgtatttaaaaaatatatatagagagatttgCCATGTgttatataacaaatatataggAGATAGTGGATCATATGCAACTTTCCGCGAAATGAATATCGGAGAAGTATTCGAGTGTATCCATAAATcatgtatattttaatatacCGGATCACATGTGAATTGTAGGTATAGGCATCGCACATGCCTCACACGTTGCTACAATGTGCAAGGGCGAGAAGATGAATCTCAGTTTATAATCTT from Arabidopsis thaliana chromosome 3, partial sequence includes these protein-coding regions:
- a CDS encoding uncharacterized protein (unknown protein; LOCATED IN: endomembrane system; Has 30201 Blast hits to 17322 proteins in 780 species: Archae - 12; Bacteria - 1396; Metazoa - 17338; Fungi - 3422; Plants - 5037; Viruses - 0; Other Eukaryotes - 2996 (source: NCBI BLink).) encodes the protein MGSYFLVFTFSFVRFLPILTVGQTSGLGFIRLSQQVDRYLSDGVKTVQ